A single window of Periophthalmus magnuspinnatus isolate fPerMag1 chromosome 9, fPerMag1.2.pri, whole genome shotgun sequence DNA harbors:
- the LOC117375710 gene encoding major histocompatibility complex class I-related gene protein-like: MKTFVALILLGILIKDSTSMIHTLRIFETSSSQVPNFPEYVAVAVVNGLEVIRWDSETRRFEPKQEWMNRVTEDDPMFWDWTTQLCVIGLQIGKVRIEIVKRLFNQTEGAHIWQRMYGCDWDDETDDITVYIQYAFDGQDFLSLDLSTESWVAAKSEAFIIKLKFESSGRAQIYKQNIRKVCTVGLKNYVRYGEKSLKRTELPLVSLLQKSSSSPVTCHATGFYPDRARLFWTKDGDELLEDVDPGEILPNEDGTFQTSVSLDLSSVPPEDWDRYHCVFQVSGDKNKYVTRLDRSKIRTNAKNAPTSITAAVVVVGVVIVAAAVALFVIRRKRAPNNCRQDAQMRRNLNPVTPATNSGETSDPETQTLRPGAPEAESTE; the protein is encoded by the exons ATGAAGACTTTTGTGGCACTAATTCTGTTGGGAATCCTAATAAAAGACAGCACATCGA TGATCCACACTCTGAGAATATTTGAAACATCTTCGTCTCAAGTTCCAAACTTCCCAGAGTATGTTGCAGTCGCTGTGGTGAATGGTCTGGAGGTGATACGCTGGGACAGTGAGACCAGGAGATTTGAGCCCAAACAGGAGTGGATGAACAGAGTGACAGAGGACGACCCAATGTTCTGGGACTGGACCACTCAGCTCTGTGTGATTGGTCTTCAGATAGGGAAAGTCCGCATAGAGATTGTAAAACGACTCTTCAACCAGACTGAAG GTGCTCACATTTGGCAGCGGATGTACGGCTGTGACTGGGACGATGAGactgatgacatcactgtgTATATTCAGTACGCCTTTGATGGACAGGACTTTCTTTCTCTGGACCTGAGCACAGAGTCCTGGGTCGCTGCTAAATCTGAGGCTTTTATTATCAAACTGAAGTTTGAGAGCAGTGGACGAGCTcagatttacaaacaaaacatccGCAAAGTCTGCACTGTGGGGCTGAAGAACTATGTGCGCTATGGAGAGAAAAGTCTGAAGAGAACAG AGCTCCCCCTGGTGTCTCTGCTGCAGAAGTCCTCCTCTTCCCCGGTCACGTGTCACGCCACAGGCTTCTACCCCGATAGAGCCAGGCTGTTCTGGACCAAAGACGGAGACGAGCTGCTGGAGGACGTGGACCCTGGAGAGATCTTGCCCAACGAAGACGGGACCTTCCAGACCAGTGTGTCCCTggacctgtcctctgtcccccctGAGGACTGGGACAGGTACCACTGTGTGTTCCAGGTGtctggggacaaaaataagtATGTGACCAGACTGGACCGGAGCAAGATCAGGACCAATG ccaAAAATGCTCCGACCTCCATCACTGCTGCTGTGGTCGTTGTGGGAGTCGTCATCGTCGCTGCTGCTGTGgctctgtttgtgatcagaCGAAAGAGAG CACCAAACAACTGTCGACAAGATGCTCAGATGAGACGAAATCTAAATCCTGTTACCCCGGCGACAAACT ctgGGGAAACATCAG atccagagacacagacactgaggccTGGAGCTCCTGAGGCTGAGTCCACTGAGTAA